Genomic DNA from alpha proteobacterium U9-1i:
TCACCGCGCGCTTTCCTCAGCGCCTCGCCGTCGCGGGCAAAGTGGAGCATGTCGCACCACGGAGCCGACCATGCCTTTTCAATGCTGACGTCAACCTCAACCCCATTGACGGTCGTCGTCGGCAAATCCCAGCCCGGCTTGCGGTAGCGGCGGGTCACGGCCTCGAACAAGTCAGAGGCAGCAGCAGCCGCGCGTGCGATATCCGTGTCGGCGGCGGGGTTCAGCGGGGAGCGCAACATGCTGGACTGCATCATTGCCGCCATGCGGAACGGCGCGACCGACCAGTGGCTCAGCTCATAAAGCGAATAGAGCATTCAAACCTGCAATCCATGCTGCGTCGCAACAGACCCCGGACACTCTGCCCGATCCGGCTTTCCAACAAGCTAAGCCGCTATTTAGGCGAGTTCTGTTGCGCTGCGGCGCCTACCAAATCGGCTAGACCGAACGGCCTGCCGCCCCCAAAAGTCGCAGTCGCACGGCCCAGACTGTCCCAGCCGCCGCGAAGCATACCGTGAGTAACGTTAGCTATTATTAACGGCGCGCCGCAAGCGTTGCGCGTCAGGGTTGAGCAGCTGGCTCAGCGCGCCGGTCGAGGCCAGCCACGATACAGGCCTGAAGTTCGGCCGGCTCTACCGGGACGAGAGCCGGTCCGCCGGCGCCCGCATCGACCGGCTTGTGCGTCGGCATTGCCGCCACCGTGCGCCAATTGCCATCCAGCACATACAGGAACGAGGTGTGGTTGACGCTGTAGCCGCCGTCCGCGCTCGCCGCGCCGCGTGAAGCGCTTGCCTGAAACGCCCGCGCCGCCGCGGCCACCTGCGCTTCGCTTCCAGTCAGACCAATCAAGCCTTCTGGGAACCCCTCGGTTTCTACGTAAGCGCCCATCACCGCAGGCGTATCGCGCGCAGGATCCACGCTGATAAGGATCGGCTGCACGTCGTAGCCCTCGGGCAGTTCGAGTGCATCGTTCAGCGTGTACATCGTCGTCGGGCAGATATCTGGGCAGTGCGTGAACCCGAAATACACAAGCGCCGGCTGCCCAGCGAAATCGGCCTGCGTCATGCGCGTACCATGCGTGTCGACAAGATCGATCGGCCCGCCGAGTGCATCAGCGTGTTCGAGAATGCAGCCGGCCGGCGTCGCAATGTCCGTAGGCTGACGGCTCACCAGATACATCGCGCCGAGCCCCGCCAAAGCGGCGGCGGCGATCGCTGGAACCACGGCGCCCGTCAAATGGCGGCGCGGCGATTCACTTGGTGTTGGTGAGGGCGTCATACCCAAACCGATACGCCCTCGCCGCGTCAGAACAATTCCGCGCAACGCCGCATCGGGCGCTTTGCCGCACGTTTAGACGCCGCGCGATGTCGCGTTCGCAATCGCAGCACGCGCTTCAGTGATCGCCGCGGGGGTTTGAATTTCACCGTCATGAATACGGCTCGCCAGACCCATCAATGTCGGCCCCGTCACCGCGCCGTTCTGCGCCTCTTCTTCGACATAGACGCCGCGGCCGCGCGCGATGGCGTTATCCCAATCGGTGCGGACGCTCGCCCAATAGGCGCTGGTGTCGGCCCAATAGGCGTCCGCGGCCGCGACCGGATATTCGTTGAAGTGATCGTAGGTGTTGAAGCCGTCCTCATGGACGAACGTCACGGTCTGCCCGTCGCGCTCGCCGATCTTGTCGTTGTCCTGCTCATGCACCCAGCCGGTTGGCGTCAGCGCATGACGATTGACGCACGAATAGCGATTGTACGGCGGGTTGCGGATCGCATCGCGGCGCGCGAGCGGCCGCAACGTCGCGCCACTCGTCCACACGTTACGTCCGTTCGCATGATCCCAACGGCCCACGCCGCCATAACGCGGTGAGTCATCCGTCTGCCAAACTGTTTGCGACCACGCGCTACGACGCTCGGCTGACGAGACGCTGCGAAGCCCCCAATAGTTCAAACGCTCGTACACAAGCACATTGCGCGGTTGGTACGTCCAATCCTGGCGCCAATGCTTGATGACGAAGTTCTGGCCTTCATGTTCCGCCACGAGCATGTGCTGGAGTTGAATGAACTCGCCATCGTCGGCGATCACACGAACGCTCTCGTAGCCGCCGCTGCGTTTGGGTTCGAGCGGCTCGTAGCCGGTCACGTAGGCAGTGGTTTCATCGAAGTTGAAGCGCACGCGATAATCGCCCGCCATCGCCAGAATCGCCTGGCGATCGCGCTCGATCGCACCGCGCCCCTGCGCGAGAGCCGGCGTTGAAACAGCGACGCCCGCGCCCGCGAACGCCAACAGAGAAGCGCGGCGTGTAAGAGAAATGCTCATCTTGGCTCCTTAAAAGCGGTAGCTGATCGATGCTGAGACATTGCGGCCTGGCTGCGTGTAAGCGTCGAGCGTGGTCGATGCAGCGCTTAAGCCGCGCACATCGTTCCACCAGGAATAGGTCTCGTCGGTGATGTTGAACACGCCGACGCGAAGCGTCGCCGCCTCGCTCACGTTCACATAACTTGTCAGGTCGAAAATTGTGAAACCATCAGGGTTCACCGTTCCCGCAGTCACTTCGTTCGCATCTTTCTCAACCGTCCAGGTCACCGAAAGTTCGCCGCCATATCGGCCGGACGGTTCGTTGTAGGAAATACCGGCGACCAACGTGAACGGGTCAGTTGATTGGAGTGCGCTTTCGACGCCGGAAACGGTCTGATCGCCTTCCGCCCACGCCATCGCCAGGTTCAAGCCAACGCCGCTTTGCCAATTGGCCGAGGCGCGCGCCTCAACTCCGCTGATGTCGACTTGGTTGAGGTTGACGAACTGATATGTGAACGGCGTCAGCGCCGTGCCGTTGCCGCCGGTGATCTGCTGCGAGATGAAGTCGTCGTAAAACACAGCGAACGCGGCGACGCTCAAATCCCACAGGCCATTGAACATGCGCCAGTCGCGGCCGCGAACGCCCGCCTCGAAGCCCTGACTTGTCTCAGGCCCAAGATTGGTGTTCGGGATCGAGGTGTATGCCTGCGGCGGGGTCAGCGACGCGAGCGCCAAGTTCTCAATGAAATTGTTCACTTCGGTCGGCGCCGGAGACTTGAATCCTTCAGCGTAGTTGAAGAACGCACCGACATGTTCTGTCGGCCACGCGACGATGCCGAACTTAGGTGACAGGTGCGTGCCGTCTTGTTCGAATAGCGGGAACACGTAGAGCGCGTCGCGGTTCGGACTGATGTCGTAGGAATCGTGGCGCACGCCAGGGAACAGCGTCACCGCGCCATCCATCAAGCTGATCTCGTCCACCAAGAACACGCCCGTACGCGTGAACTCGGTCTCCGGAAACGGACGCTCCGGGAACACCGCCGGCGGCGTCGGCACCGTGCCGCCGCGGATCGCGCCAGACGTCGTCACCGAATGATCGACGCCATACACAAAGCGGTTCTGGATCGCCCCCTCGAACACGCTCTCAGCCTGAGCCGTCAGACCCCACACGTCATTGTCGTATATCGTCTCGCGTGTGCGATCGACCGCGGGCGAGCGATCTTCGTAGGAGATTTGTCGAGCCCAGCTTGATTGCTGATACACAGCGACGAACGCGCTATCGATCAGACCGCCTTCATTTTCTAACGTATAGTCGAGCGCGTAGCGCATGCGCTCACTTTCATCCTCACCCGTCAAACGCGCGACAGTGGAAGTGCGCCCAGAGATCGCATCGGTGGAGATAAAACGATCGCCATACTCCGCTGTGACGCGGACACGGTGCGCATCGTTTGGCTCAAACACCAATCGGCCAAGCACAGCGTTGCTTTCGAAGGTTTGCGGATTCGGCGCTGTGCGCGTGCTCGCCGCAGGGGTTGCAGGCGGGATCGCGAATGCGTTGTTGTCGCCCTGGTTGTCGGTCTCGTGGCCGTCGCGGCGCGTGTAGGCGGCAAGAACCGACCATTGGTCGTTAAGCCGCCAAGCGCCGGTCAGGTTCTCCGCCCAGCTCTCATCGACGCTGGCGTATGAAACCCGCGCACGCGCCCCAAACGTCTCGTCGCCAAATAGGAAATCATTGGGATCCTTGGTGATGAAACTCACAACACCGGCGAGGCCATCGCTGCCGTAAAGCGCCGAAGCTGGTCCGCGCACAATCTCCACCGAACTCAACAGGTCGAGATCAATATAATCGCCGCGACCGAACGCGTTGGGTCCGAAGCTGAAGCCATCCGGCAAACGCACGCCATCAACCTGGAACAGCACGCGGTTGCCGCCCATGCCGCGGATGTTGAAGCCGGAATTGCCGTCGCGACCCGTCGCCGCCAGTGCCGCGCCAAAACGCGACGGCGAAGTCGGCACCGAAATACCAGGCTCGAAGCGGATCAAGTCCTTGATGTCAGTGACGAGGTGGGCTTCGATCTCCTCGTCCGTGATCACCGTGCTGGTCGCAGGAACCTCGAACTGATCTTTCGCCGTTCGCGTGGCGGTGACAACGATGTCGCCCTCGCCCGCTGCGCCGTCCTCGGCCTCCGCCGCCGACGCGGCGCCCCCGCCGAGCCCGCCTAGCCCCATCAACACCACCAGCGCCGTCGCCCCGCGCAATCTGCGCCGCCTGCCCGCGCCACGCGCCCGCAAAACCGCCATCCAGTACCCCTGCAAATCGTTCGCATGAGCCTTATTGCGAACGCTTCGCAGAAGCAATAGCATTCTGCGTGAGATGTTTCGCCGCGCCGTTGCTTAGGCAGACCTCCTGGCAGCCTTGAGCCCTTCGCCCCACTGGCGCAGGAACGGCTCATGACTTCGACCGCGCCCTCGCCCGCCCCCATACCCACCTTCTGGACCGGCGCCAGCCGCGTGCGTATCCGCACGTTGATCCTGCTCCGCTGGCTGGCCGTGCTCGGCCAAACGATCGCTGTGCTGTTCGTCCGCTACGTGCTCGACGTGGATTTCCCGCTCGCCCCAGCACTCGCGCTCATTGGCGTGAGCGTCGCGCTCAATGTGATGCTCACGCTCAGTGGCCGGCAGAACGAACTCGCCAAGGAATGGGAAGCGGCCGCGCAACTCACGTACGACGTCGTTCAACTCGCGGCGCTGCTTGCGCTCACCGGCGGCCTTCAAAACCCGTTCGTGTTTCTATTTATCGCGCCGGTTGCGGTGTCGGCGACCATTCTTCGCCCATCCGTCACAGCCATTCTCGCGGCGATCACCTTCGCTTGCGTTGGCGTCATCGCCGTTTGGCGCTTGCCGCTGCCCTGGCCGGTCGATGGCGTATTCGAGCTGCCGGCGCTTTACCAAACTGGCATCGCCGCCGCCGTGCTCGTCGGTCTTGGCTTCACCAGTGTCTATGCATGGCGCGTCGCCGCTGAAGAGGAGCGCTTGAACATCGCCCTCGCCGCCGTTCAAGCGGTGCTGTCGCGCGAACAAACCTTGTCGGCGCTCGGGGGCTTGGCGGCGGCGGCGGCACACGAACTCGGCACGCCCCTCGCGACCATCCATCTGGTCGCCAAAGAACTCGGACGCAGTGTCCCTGCCGACGATCCACGCGTCGAGGATTTCGCGCTGCTGGTTTCTCAAAGTGAGCGTTGCCGCGCGATTTTGGGGCAGCTCTCCGCGAAAGGGGAGAATGCGGATGTGATGGTCGCGCGCGCGCCCATCCGCGCCCTGATCGAAGAAGTGGCGGAGCCTCATCGCGGTCTCGGCGCGGAGATCGTCATCAACACAGATGGCGACGGCCCTATCGAAATCCGACGTATGCCGGAGATCGTTCACGCGCTCGGCGGCATCATCGAGAACGCGGTAGGCTTTGCTGAAACGCGCGTCACCGTCGACCTGCGTTGGAACGCCGCCGAAGTCGAAGTCAACGTCCACGACGATGGCCCAGGCTTTGCGCCTGGCATCCTCTCGCGCCTCGGCGAGCCCTATCTCACCGAACGCGACGCCGGCCCCGCCGGCGGCCTAGGTCTCGGCTTCTTCATCTCAAAAACGCTTCTGGAGCGAACTGGCGCAAAGCTTGTGGTTAAGAACAAGACGCCGCCTGCGCACGGGGCCATTGTCCGCGCTGTTTGGCCACGTGCTGAGATCGAAGCGCCGCCGCTTTGATCGCGCGCAAACCGCAGCTATATCAGCTAGGGAGCTGATGATGACCGAAACCAACGCCCCGCGCGACGGCGACAAGTCGCTCATGCTGCTCGATGACGACGCCGCCTTTCGCACGCGTCTGGCGCGTGCGTTCGAGCAACGCGGTTTCAACGTCGCGGCGCTCGCGACCGTGGCCGAGGCGAGCGACATGGCGGCGAAGGCGCCGCCCGCATATGCAGTGCTCGACCTCCGCCTGGAAGACGGCTCCGGCCTCTCCGTCGTCGAGTTGCTCACCAAACACCGCCCCGATTGCCGCATCGTCATGCTCACCGGCTACGGCGCCATCGCCACCGCCGTCGCGGCGGTGAAGGCCGGCGCAATCGACTACCTCGCCAAGCCCGCCGACCCGGAAGACATCGTCAAGGCGCTCCTCGCCGCGCCGGATGACAAGCCGGCCCCGCCCGAAAACCCAATGAGCGCCGATCGCATTCGCTGGGAACACATCCAGCGCGTTTATGAACTCTGCGGTCACAATGTCAGCGAAACCGCGCGCCGCCTGAACATGCACCGCCGAACGCTCCAACGCATCCTGGCTAAACGCGCTCCGCGATAACGGGCTGCACCGAAACGTTGGCAACCGACGCTCGGATAGAGTAGTTGCGCTTCCAGAACGCCCATTGGGGCGCATTGGTGGGGGAATGCTCCGATGTGGTTCGTAGAAAAGCTTGGTCCGCAGCCCACCGGCGCCCCGAACGCAAAAGCCAACACTTCAGCGCCGAAGGCCGCTTCCGCCGCCGCGAAGGCCGCGCCGCCGCCGCAGGCCTCGCGTCAGCCGGAACCCCAGCGCCAGGCCGCGCGCGCGCCCGAGCCGCCACCTGAGCCGCCGAAAAAGAAAAAGGGCTGGTTCTAAGCCGGCGCGCGTTTCGACATCGCGCGGCGCCCATGCTATCGGCCAGCCGCCATGACGACGCTCAACTCAGCCTTCCTGCGCGACATCACAGCGCGCGGCCAGTTTCACCAATGCACGGACCTCGCGGCTTTGGACGCGGTCGCGGGCGTCACCGCTTACATTGGCTTCGACATGACCGCGCCATCGCTGCATGTCGGCAATCTCACGCAGATCATGTTCTTGCGTCGACTGCAGCGCGCCGGCGGCAAGCCGATCGTCCTCTTGGGTGGCGGCACGACGCGCGTTGGCGATCCTTCCGGCAAGGAAGAGATGCGCCAACTTCTTTCCGAAGAGCAGATCGCCAAGAACGCCGCCTCCATCCGCGGTTGCTTTGAAAAATTTCTGACGTTCGGCGATGGACCGAGCGACGCCATCCTCGTCGACAATTCCGAATGGCTCTTGAAGCTCAACTACATCGACTTCCTGCGCGATGTCGGCCGGCACATGAGCGTGAACCGCATGCTGACGATGGACAGCGTGAAGCTCCGCCTCGAGCGCGAGCAGCCGATGAGCTTCATCGAATTCAATTACATGGTCCTGCAAGCCTACGATTTCGTGGAGTTGCATCGCCGCTATGGCTGCCGTCTGCAAATGGGCGGATCGGATCAGTGGGGGAACATCGTCAACGGTGTCGACCTCGGTCGCCGCATGGACGGCGCCGAACTCTTCGGTCTGACCCAGCCGCTGATCACCACCGCCTCCGGCGCCAAGATGGGCAAGACCGCGCAAGGCGCCGTCTGGCTCAACGCCGATATGCTGGGCCCCTACGATTACTGGCAATATTGGCGCAACACCGAAGACGCTGATGTCGCCCGCTTCCTTAAAATCTTCACCGATTTGCCGCTCGACGAAATCGCCCGACTCGAAGCGCTGCAGGGCGCCGAGATCAACGACGCGAAGAAGAAGCTCGCCACTGAAGCGACGGCGCTTTTGCACGGCCGCGCCGAAGCCGAGAAAGCCGCGGCCGCCGCGCAGGCGACGTTCGAGCAAGGCGCACGCAGCGACGATCTGCCGAGTTTCCCGGTCACGCGCGATGAACTCATGCAAGGCCTCCGTGTCGCCGCCGCCTTCGTGCGCGCGGGCCTCGTGGCGTCGAACGGCGAAGCCAAGCGCAACATCGCCGCTGGCGCACTGCGCGTGAATGATGCGCCGGTGACGGACGAAAACGCAGCGCTCACCGCGGAGCACATCATTGATGGCGCGATCAAGCTTTCATTCGGCAAAAAGAAGCATGCGCTTCTGAAACTCGGCTGACGCTAAGGCGTCGCCTCAGCCACCATAGTGTCGCCCTGCGCTGACGGCGCGCTGAAACTCGATTCCTGCAAAGTCGGCGCAACCGGCATCGGCGCGATCTCCGGCGCAGGCGCCTCGGGCTCGACGGGAAGCGGCGCCGGTTCCGGCGGAGCGGAGTGGGCGCCGCCGGTTGACGCATCGCGCTGTGGCGTAGGCTCGAAGATGCGACGGAAAATACCTGGCGTCAGCGCAGAGAGCGGGTTCACGCCAACGCGCGGCTCGCCCGCAGCGCCGTTGATCGAGTACGTCATGCCGACGACGCCTTCGCCTTGGCGCGACACAAACAGATTGCCCACCAGCGGCACGTTGCCCAAAAGCGAGTTCAGTCCAAACGACGGGGCGACAACGCCATCGACGTCGAGATTGTCGCGTTCGATGTCGTAATTGCCCGACGCCGTGAGCCCAAGCGACGGCCCACGCATGCTGCCATCCTCGAAGGTCAGCCGGTCGTTGGCGTAGCTCATCTGCGCTTCCATGTTGGAAAAGCCGATGCCATCGCCGTTCAGCATTTCCACCATGCCGGTGAGCGACCCTGCCGAGGAAAGCAGCCGCGCCATCGCCGGCAAGCGCACAACTTGGAAATTGCGCATCCGCACGTTAAAGCGCGCGGTGGAGGGTGGGCCGGTGCGCCATTCGCCGTCCGCCGTCGCCGTGCCACCAACGATGTTCTCTGAGCCGGTCAGCGCGCGCACGGCAAAGCCTGCATCGTCCGAGCGCAACGCGATGCGCCCGCTTGGGTCGCCTGGCCGCGGCCCGAGGCCCAGAGAGAACGACCGCCCGCTTGGCGCATTGCCTTCCGCCACCAGCATCGCCAGCGCGTTGCGATACGTCATCACCTGCACGCGCGCGTTGGAGAGCGTCGCCCCGCCGCGCATCTTCAAGCGATCAACCTGCAGGTTTGCGCGAACCGGCGGCTCCACGCGCGCCGCCGTCACACGCCGCGCCGTCACCGGTTCGGAATCTTCCATGAAGGGCGCCGCGTCAAACAACGCCCCGCGCACCTGAATGTCCAACCCGCCATCCGCCGCGCGGGAAGCTGCGACACGCGCATCGGCGCGGCCTTCAACCGCCAAGCGCGGCATGTCGATCGCCAAAATGCTCTCGTCGCGCCCGACGCGGACGCTGCCTTGCGCCACCAGCCC
This window encodes:
- a CDS encoding sensor histidine kinase PrrB; this translates as MTSTAPSPAPIPTFWTGASRVRIRTLILLRWLAVLGQTIAVLFVRYVLDVDFPLAPALALIGVSVALNVMLTLSGRQNELAKEWEAAAQLTYDVVQLAALLALTGGLQNPFVFLFIAPVAVSATILRPSVTAILAAITFACVGVIAVWRLPLPWPVDGVFELPALYQTGIAAAVLVGLGFTSVYAWRVAAEEERLNIALAAVQAVLSREQTLSALGGLAAAAAHELGTPLATIHLVAKELGRSVPADDPRVEDFALLVSQSERCRAILGQLSAKGENADVMVARAPIRALIEEVAEPHRGLGAEIVINTDGDGPIEIRRMPEIVHALGGIIENAVGFAETRVTVDLRWNAAEVEVNVHDDGPGFAPGILSRLGEPYLTERDAGPAGGLGLGFFISKTLLERTGAKLVVKNKTPPAHGAIVRAVWPRAEIEAPPL
- a CDS encoding tyrosyl-tRNA synthetase, coding for MTTLNSAFLRDITARGQFHQCTDLAALDAVAGVTAYIGFDMTAPSLHVGNLTQIMFLRRLQRAGGKPIVLLGGGTTRVGDPSGKEEMRQLLSEEQIAKNAASIRGCFEKFLTFGDGPSDAILVDNSEWLLKLNYIDFLRDVGRHMSVNRMLTMDSVKLRLEREQPMSFIEFNYMVLQAYDFVELHRRYGCRLQMGGSDQWGNIVNGVDLGRRMDGAELFGLTQPLITTASGAKMGKTAQGAVWLNADMLGPYDYWQYWRNTEDADVARFLKIFTDLPLDEIARLEALQGAEINDAKKKLATEATALLHGRAEAEKAAAAAQATFEQGARSDDLPSFPVTRDELMQGLRVAAAFVRAGLVASNGEAKRNIAAGALRVNDAPVTDENAALTAEHIIDGAIKLSFGKKKHALLKLG
- a CDS encoding hypothetical protein (FIG00637467), whose product is MSISLTRRASLLAFAGAGVAVSTPALAQGRGAIERDRQAILAMAGDYRVRFNFDETTAYVTGYEPLEPKRSGGYESVRVIADDGEFIQLQHMLVAEHEGQNFVIKHWRQDWTYQPRNVLVYERLNYWGLRSVSSAERRSAWSQTVWQTDDSPRYGGVGRWDHANGRNVWTSGATLRPLARRDAIRNPPYNRYSCVNRHALTPTGWVHEQDNDKIGERDGQTVTFVHEDGFNTYDHFNEYPVAAADAYWADTSAYWASVRTDWDNAIARGRGVYVEEEAQNGAVTGPTLMGLASRIHDGEIQTPAAITEARAAIANATSRGV
- a CDS encoding tonB-dependent hemin, whose protein sequence is MLLLLRSVRNKAHANDLQGYWMAVLRARGAGRRRRLRGATALVVLMGLGGLGGGAASAAEAEDGAAGEGDIVVTATRTAKDQFEVPATSTVITDEEIEAHLVTDIKDLIRFEPGISVPTSPSRFGAALAATGRDGNSGFNIRGMGGNRVLFQVDGVRLPDGFSFGPNAFGRGDYIDLDLLSSVEIVRGPASALYGSDGLAGVVSFITKDPNDFLFGDETFGARARVSYASVDESWAENLTGAWRLNDQWSVLAAYTRRDGHETDNQGDNNAFAIPPATPAASTRTAPNPQTFESNAVLGRLVFEPNDAHRVRVTAEYGDRFISTDAISGRTSTVARLTGEDESERMRYALDYTLENEGGLIDSAFVAVYQQSSWARQISYEDRSPAVDRTRETIYDNDVWGLTAQAESVFEGAIQNRFVYGVDHSVTTSGAIRGGTVPTPPAVFPERPFPETEFTRTGVFLVDEISLMDGAVTLFPGVRHDSYDISPNRDALYVFPLFEQDGTHLSPKFGIVAWPTEHVGAFFNYAEGFKSPAPTEVNNFIENLALASLTPPQAYTSIPNTNLGPETSQGFEAGVRGRDWRMFNGLWDLSVAAFAVFYDDFISQQITGGNGTALTPFTYQFVNLNQVDISGVEARASANWQSGVGLNLAMAWAEGDQTVSGVESALQSTDPFTLVAGISYNEPSGRYGGELSVTWTVEKDANEVTAGTVNPDGFTIFDLTSYVNVSEAATLRVGVFNITDETYSWWNDVRGLSAASTTLDAYTQPGRNVSASISYRF
- a CDS encoding cytochrome oxidase biogenesis protein Sco1/SenC/PrrC, with product MTPSPTPSESPRRHLTGAVVPAIAAAALAGLGAMYLVSRQPTDIATPAGCILEHADALGGPIDLVDTHGTRMTQADFAGQPALVYFGFTHCPDICPTTMYTLNDALELPEGYDVQPILISVDPARDTPAVMGAYVETEGFPEGLIGLTGSEAQVAAAARAFQASASRGAASADGGYSVNHTSFLYVLDGNWRTVAAMPTHKPVDAGAGGPALVPVEPAELQACIVAGLDRRAEPAAQP
- a CDS encoding DNA binding response regulator PrrA; protein product: MTETNAPRDGDKSLMLLDDDAAFRTRLARAFEQRGFNVAALATVAEASDMAAKAPPAYAVLDLRLEDGSGLSVVELLTKHRPDCRIVMLTGYGAIATAVAAVKAGAIDYLAKPADPEDIVKALLAAPDDKPAPPENPMSADRIRWEHIQRVYELCGHNVSETARRLNMHRRTLQRILAKRAPR